In Rhodospirillales bacterium, a genomic segment contains:
- a CDS encoding nicotinate-nucleotide adenylyltransferase: MRCGRRVGLLGGSFNPAHDGHRHISLIALERLRLDEVWWMVSPQNPLKATADMATMAARIEAAQRIADHRRIRVTGIESEFGTSHTVDTIAALRRRFRAIRFVWLMGADNLVQIPQWKQWRRLFRSVPIAVFPRPTYSLRALSGVASRRFAKARVPPSRARALADLRPPAWTFLRVPTHATSATEIRRRTRGPDGREPEWTPEKA, encoded by the coding sequence ATGAGGTGCGGCAGGCGCGTGGGGCTGCTCGGCGGTTCGTTCAATCCCGCCCATGACGGGCACCGGCACATCTCGTTGATCGCGCTGGAGCGGCTGCGCCTGGATGAAGTCTGGTGGATGGTGTCTCCGCAGAACCCGCTGAAGGCGACCGCCGACATGGCGACCATGGCGGCGCGGATCGAGGCGGCGCAGCGGATCGCCGACCACCGGCGCATCCGGGTTACCGGCATCGAGAGTGAGTTCGGCACGTCCCACACCGTGGATACCATCGCCGCACTGCGAAGGCGCTTCAGAGCGATCCGCTTCGTGTGGCTGATGGGAGCTGACAATCTCGTCCAGATCCCGCAATGGAAGCAGTGGCGAAGGCTGTTCCGCAGCGTCCCCATTGCGGTTTTTCCGCGCCCGACCTATTCTTTACGGGCGTTGTCCGGTGTTGCGTCGCGGCGGTTCGCGAAAGCGCGGGTGCCTCCGTCACGGGCGCGGGCGCTCGCCGACCTGCGTCCCCCGGCTTGGACGTTTCTTCGCGTCCCTACGCACGCCACATCGGCGACCGAAATCCGGCGGCGGACCCGTGGGCCGGATGGCCGGGAACCGGAATGGACGCCGGAGAAGGCCTAG
- the rsfS gene encoding ribosome silencing factor, translating to MAGNRNGRRRRPSRAGSDSTVTTDQGYGAIPTATGRPPANHPLLALVHASLEDGKAEDVVVLDLAGKTTIADYMVIASGTSQRHVGAMSENLREKIKAFGAPRLAVEGAPQCDWVLIDAGDVIVHLFRPEIRAFYQLEKMWGTPLLVPAAERATTQAGHSV from the coding sequence ATGGCCGGGAACCGGAATGGACGCCGGAGAAGGCCTAGTCGTGCCGGAAGCGACAGCACAGTAACAACAGATCAGGGATACGGGGCCATACCAACTGCAACAGGCAGACCGCCGGCGAATCATCCTTTGCTTGCGCTCGTGCATGCCTCACTGGAGGACGGCAAGGCCGAAGATGTCGTCGTCCTCGACCTCGCGGGAAAGACCACCATTGCCGATTACATGGTGATCGCGTCGGGAACCTCGCAGCGCCACGTCGGCGCGATGAGCGAAAATCTCCGGGAGAAGATCAAGGCGTTCGGCGCGCCTCGGCTTGCGGTGGAGGGAGCGCCGCAATGCGACTGGGTGCTGATCGACGCCGGGGACGTGATCGTGCACCTGTTCCGCCCCGAGATTCGCGCCTTCTATCAACTCGAGAAGATGTGGGGAACGCCGCTGCTGGTCCCCGCAGCGGAACGCGCAACCACACAAGCCGGTCATTCAGTCTGA